One region of Methanobacterium sp. Maddingley MBC34 genomic DNA includes:
- a CDS encoding theronine dehydrogenase-like Zn-dependent dehydrogenase (PFAM: Alcohol dehydrogenase GroES-like domain), producing MKGYAMLKIGEVGWIEKERPKCGPRDAIVRPTALAPCTSDVHTVWEGAIGERHNMILGHEAVGIIDEVGSEVQDFKVGDKVIVPAITPDWDSEACQRGFPSQT from the coding sequence ATGAAAGGATATGCAATGTTAAAAATTGGCGAAGTAGGATGGATAGAAAAAGAAAGGCCAAAATGTGGGCCAAGAGATGCCATTGTAAGACCAACAGCATTAGCACCATGTACATCTGATGTGCACACCGTTTGGGAAGGAGCAATAGGTGAACGACACAACATGATTTTAGGACACGAAGCTGTAGGTATAATAGATGAAGTAGGTAGTGAAGTCCAAGACTTCAAAGTTGGTGACAAAGTAATTGTACCAGCAATCACTCCAGACTGGGATTCAGAAGCATGTCAGCGTGGTTTCCCATCACAAAC